The Nostoc sp. PCC 7524 nucleotide sequence TGATTAATTCATCAAACTGGGGATTTGGTTCCTCATCATTGATAATGGCAGTAACTCGTTCCTGGGGTAATTCTGCTAAACAACTAAAGATAAATTTTGTTGGGAAATCGACATCTTGCAGTGCAGAATTACGCTTAACTAACCCAGCAATCAATACTCCCAAATAAGCAGCTGCTTGAGAATTACTTAACCTTTGTACTTTTTGAGATGCAATTGCTGTTAAATTGGCAAAAAATCGACATCCCAATTGTTGTTCCATAACCGTAATGATATCTGGAACAGTCGAGGTTTGTAATTGTGCTGCAAATAAAGCTTGATGTTCTTGGGGCAATCGATTGAGTAAGACTTCCTTGGCGCGATCGCTAATCATAACTTCTTCATTGCTGCCCAAACTAAAGTCTTTACCTGGTTCTAAACCAGCACTCGTTAATATTTGCCACAAATGATTTTCCGCTTGTTGCTGCACTTGTTGATAAGATGATTGCCCGCAAAAATTTTGTACAAACCATCTGTGACTATCTCCATCACATTCCACCAAGACTTTGTTAACAATTAAAGTCGTTAATTGTTCTGTTCCCAGAATTCTTGTCCAATAAATAATTAATCTTTGAATAGCAATTTGATCACGCTTTTGTAGCGCCTTCAGCAATTGACGTTTAGCAGTATCTTGGTTTTTATCTCGTCTTAAGTTGTTGAAGTTCACGCTCACTACTTTTTTTATTTACAGGTGATAGAGATTACAACTTTTTTACAAAATTTACTGATGGAATGTCATTAGTGCTATTTCTGAAAATTTGATATTTCAAATTAAAGTGTGGCGACAGCTTAACATCATTGACAATCTATGACTTCTGGCTAAAGTATTAGCTACACACACAAAAAAATTAGCATAATGTCAAAACTTAGAGATAACTTAATTCTTTGAGATCAGTTCTAGGCGATCGCCTAGGATTTTCGGTCTTGTTGTACTATGAACAGATTGGCAACACCGGGTAATTTATCTTTACCCTCTAGGGTGCGAAAATCCAGAATTTTTTCGTCTAACCAGTTGCTATTTTTTAATTAATTGATACACTTGTTCTTCATTATCCGAGTTAACCAGCACCTATGGTGCATATTAAGCGCGTAGAACTTACCAATTTTAAATCCTTCGGTGGCACTACTTCCGTCCCTCTGCTACCGGGGTTTACTGTCATCTCTGGGCCGAATGGTTCGGGTAAGTCTAATATTTTGGATGCGCTGCTGTTTTGTTTGGGATTGGCTAGTTCTAAGGGAATGCGGGCTGATCGTTTGCCGGATTTGGTTAATAATAATCAAACGGCTAAAAGTCGGGCGGCGGTGGAAGCTAGTGTGACGGTGACTTTTGATTTGTCGGAGGAAGTTTCGCGCAAAGGCGCAGAGGCGCAGAGGGAGGGAGGCGCGGAGGGATTAGAGGAAGATTCCGACTCCCTACTCCCTACTCCCCACTCCCTAACTGAATGGAGTGTGACTAGACGGTTGCGGGTGACTCATCAGGGAACTTATACGTCGAATTACTATATCAATGGTGTGAGTGCGACTCTGACGGAGTTACATGAGGAGTTGGAGAGGCTGCGGATTTATCCAGAAGGATATAACGTGGTGTTGCAGGGGGATGTCACGAGTATTATCTCGATGAATGCGAAGGAACGCCGGGAAATTATTGATGAGTTGGCTGGGGTGGCGGCGTTTGATCGGAAGATTCACCAAGCTAAGGGAACTTTAGATGAGGTGAAGGAGAAGGAAGATAGTTGTCGGATTATTGAGAATGAGTTAACTTTACAGCGCGATCGCCTGTCTCAAGATAAGGCGAAAGCGGAGAAGTATCAAAAGCTGAGGACGGAGTTTCTGCATAAGCAGTCTTGGGAAGCGGTGTTGTCTTGGCGTTCTCTCCAGGTACAGCAGGAGAAGTTAGCTACGGAGATTCAAGCAGGCGATCGCAATTATAGTGAACTGACTACTCAACTAACTGCCTTAAATGCGGAAATTGCCCAAAAAACGGCTGAATTAGAGCAACTTAACGCCCATGTGAAGGCTTTGGGGGAAGAAGAACTGTTGGCGGTACAATCTACCCTGGCAACTCAAGAAGCGGAAAGGAAGCAATTACAACGTCAGCAAGCGGAGTTAGAGGCGGCTATTCAAGAAACTGCTAAACGCTTGGCGCACACTCAGCAGGAAATTCAACAGCATCAGCAGGGTTTGGGTGAAATTGCTCAAGCACAGGATGTAGAACGCCAATCTATTGTCTATTGTCAACGCCAACGGGATGAAGCACAACAAGCTTTGGAACAATCCCGTGAAGCAGCCGCAGAAATCGCTTCGGCTTCGGAAGCATGGGTACAGCAACAAACGGCGTTAAATCGTCAAATTGAAACTTTACTGCAAACTCTAGAACCCCAGCGTACTGAACAAGCCCAACTGCGGGAACGGAATAGTCAATTACAGCAACTAATTCAAGAGGAAACCGAGTTAATTGCTAATTTAGAACCTCAGTTAGCAGAGAAACAAGCTGAGTGTACGCGGTTAGAAACCGAGTTTAATACTTCCAGTGAACCCATCCAAGATTTAGCGCAAAATCTCGCCGCTACAGAACAGGAGTTACAAATCCAGCAGGATACCCAAAAACGGCTGTTACAAGAGCAACGGGAAAAACAACGGCAGTTAGATAAAATTGAGGCACAAGCCCAAGCACAGCAAGAAGTTCAGGGAACCCAAGCCAGTAAGGTGATTATCCAATCGGGAATACCTGGGGTTTGTGGTTTGGTGGTACATTTGGGACGGGTAGAACCCCGCTTTCAGTTGGCGTTGGAAATTGCGGCTGGGGCGCGTTTGGGGCATATTGTGGTGGAAGATGACGGTATCGCCGCCGCCGGGATTGAATTACTCAAACAAAAACGCGCCGGGAGAGCCACGTTTTTACCGTTAAATAAAATTCAAGCTCCGAGAATTACCCAAGATGCTACCCTGCGGTTAGCTCATGGCTTTGTTAACTATGCCGTTAACTTAGTAGAATGCGATCGCCGTTATCGGGATGTGTTTAATTATGTTTTCGGTAACACAGTCGTATTTGCCAACTTAGAACAGGCACGGAAAAATCTTGGCTTATATCGCATCGTCACCTTAGACGGGGAACTATTAGAAACCAGTGGCGCGATGACTGGTGGGAGCATGAACCAGCGTTCAGCGTTACGCTTTGGCAAGGGAGAAGCGGCGGAGTCAGATGAAGCCGTAGCTTTAAAACAGCGTTTACAGGATATTGACCGCATTTTAGACCGTTGTAGTGATGCGATCGCCACTTTAGCCACTAAAACTAAACAATTATCCCAAGAACTTACCGAAGCCCGTCAAGCCCGGCGAGAACAGCAGTTACAGTTAGAACAGCTACAAAAAGAGATTAAGAGTTTAACCGCGCAGTTAGCAGGGACGCGATCGCAACTGAGCCAAAACACCGAAAAATTTACCACTTCCCAATCCCGCCTGGAAATATTAGACAATGAACTTCCAGGACAAGAAACCCAATTACAACAATTACGCCACACCCTAGCCGAATTAGAAGCTTCCCAAACCCCCAGCGAATGGCAACAAATCCAAGCGACAATTAAAACCCAAGAACAGCAATTACAACAACGGGAAACCGCCTTACGGGAAGCCGAGCAAAGATTAAAAAACCTAGAAAATCAGCAACAACGCCTCCTAGAACGCATCCAAGAAGCTGAACAACGCATTACGGAATATCAACAAGAACAACAAACCCAACAAACCCAAATCACCACCCTCAGCACTCAGCACTCAGCACTCAGCACTCAAATCACAGAAACTCGTGCCAAGCTGAGTGAAATGGAAAAGAATTTGGGCGAAGAAAAGCAAAAACGCGACGCAATAGAACAGCAAGTGCGATCGCATCTGCTACGTCAACAACAATTAGAGTGGGAAATCCAAAAGCTGGAAGAAACCCAACACAAACGCCGCGAAGATTTAGCAGCCATCCAAAGCCAATTACAAGAATTACTCCCGGAATTGCCTAATCCCTTGCCAGAAGTACCGGATCAGGTAGACTTAGAGGAATTACAGAAAGAATTGCGATCGCTTACCAAACGCCTACAGGCAATGGAACCTGTGAATATGCTAGCCTTGGAGGAATACGAGCGCACCCAAAAACGTCTCGAAGAACTCAGCCAAAAATTGCAGACATTAGAAGCAGAACGCACCGAATTATTATTAAGGATTGAAAACTTTACTACCTTGCGGCAAATAGCTTTTAAAGAAGCCTTCGATGCTGTGAATGAAAACTTCCAATCAATTTTCGCCACCCTCTCCGACGGTGACGGCTACCTGCAACTCGATAATCCCGAAGATCCCTTTAATAGTGGCTTGAATTTAGTCGCCCACCCCAAAGGTAAACCAGTCCAAAGACTCGCTTCCATGTCTGGGGGTGAAAAATCTCTCACCGCCCTAAGCTTTATTTTTGCCCTGCAACGCTACCGCCCCTCACCCTTTTACGCCTTTGACGAAGTAGATATGTTCCTGGATGGCGCAAACGTCGAAAGATTATCTAGAATGATCAAACAGCAGGCACAGCAAGCACAGTTCATAGTTGTGAGTTTGCGTCGTCCGATGATAGAATCAGCCGAACGCACCATTGGCGTTACTCAGGCTAGAGGAGCTTATACTCAAGTTTTGGGAATTAAGTTACAATCCTCGAATACATCTGCTTGAGTTTTTGTTAATAATAGTGTATAGATAAACCGGATTCGAGATCAGGACTCCGTATAGAATGACCTCTGAACAGATAATTAGGCGTTCCGACATATTAAATACCCAGGTGATTACCCGCGACAATGGCAAACGGTTAGGCATCGTCAGTCAAGTCTGGGTAGATATTGATCAAAGAGAGGTTGTGGCTCTTGGTTTGCGAGACAGCCTGATCTCTATTTCTGGTCTGCCACGCTATATGTACCTGAGCAGCGTCAGCCAATTTGGTGATGTCATCCTGGTGGATAACGAAGATGTCATAGAAGATATTGAAGTTGAAGCCCTCAGCAACCTGATGAACTGGGAAGTGATCACAGAAACAGGTGAAGTTCTCGGCAGAGTCAGGGGCTTCAAGTTTGAGGGCGAAACAGGTAAGCTCAACTCCATTGTCATCGCCTCTTTGGGAGTACCCCAAATTCCCGACCAGTTTTTGAGTACCTACGAAATATCCATAGAAGAAGTAGTCAGTACAGGCCCCAACAGATTAATTGTCTTTGAGGGAGCAGAAGAACGGGTGAACCAGTTAACCGTCGGTGTTCTGGAACGCCTGGGTATTGGCAAAGCACCTTGGGAAAGGGAATCCGAAGAAGAATACTACTCCACACCCCGCGCCGTTGCACCATCCAATCAACTACCCAGTGGTGTCCCATTGCAGCCACCCAAGCCCAAAGTCCGCACCCCTGAACCTGTAGCTGTAGAAGAAGAATGGACTGAAGACTACATCGAAGAAGAAATACCCCAGCGTCAAGTCATGCGGGCGCGACAGTACGAGTCTATTCAATACGAAGAAGACGAAGAAGATAACTGGAGTGAAGCCACAGGTAGGGATAGATATCAAGAACCACCAGCCCAGCCCTATAAGCCCTACACCAATGATTACGACGATTATGACGATGTAGAAGGCGATGCTTGGGAAGATACGCCGCCGCAACCAGTGAATATTCCCAAGAAAGTCAAAGAAAGACAGCCAGAATACGAAGAAGAAAGCGGATATTAAATTTTCACCCCTCCTCAGCCACGAGGAGGGGTAATTTTTGGGTTTGGTAATTTACCCAGTCTCTAAGTTCAATTAAGGTTAATAGCAGAATTAGCCATTTTTACCAATTCAGCCCGCTTACCTGCTTTCAAAGCGATAGAATATTGCACACCCTGTTGTCGCCAACTCAAGGTAGCATCTGAGCAATTAGCACCACAACGAAAATCAACAAAATAGCCAGTAATACCCTTAGCTAAAGCCACGGGTTTACCAGTCAGACGCGGTATTTTTTTGGTAACAGCTTCAGCCGAAACCACACCCAAACGACAAGCTGTCCCCCCAGTGCAGTCAGGAGTAAAACCCAGCAGAATATCGTACTTTTTGGGTGTAACAGTTTCCAAAATGGCGTAAATGGGGTTTGCGCCATCAGATTCAGGAATATATGTTGGTAATAAAATCTTAATTTGGCTTTTTTGCTTTAATTTGGGGATGATTGATTTAAAAACTGCGTGAGGCTGGGGTTTGGTTGTTTTAATCTGCTGTTGTGCTAATGGTTGTGTTGAGTTGTTTGGATGAGCTACAGCTGAATAATTGCCACCACTAACACCGACTAATAGAAATAATCCACAGACATAACCAAGATTTTTGCAGCTAAAAATCATGTTTTCAAACCTATTTTTAGGGAACTACTATCTTGTATTTCCCATTTTTCGATTGCAATTACGGATATGTATTGCAATTACCACTTGTTGAATTCGTTTCATGCTGCTTGCTCCTGGGGATATTTCAGCATAATAGCCTGACTGGGAAAGCAAACGATGAGGGGCGCGGAGCAGATAAAGGAAAGGGTGAGCCACTTTTAGAACTGCCACCGTTGATCGCATTTCATTATCAATCTGAGAAAATTTCTAAAAATTGCGTGGCGGTAATAATATGAACTCCTTGAAAGGGATGAAGTTCTAATAAATCTTTATCTCCTGTAATAATATGAGTTGCATTACCATTAATAGCCACTTCAAGAAATTGGTCATTTTTTGGATCTCTACACTCTTTGATCATCTGGACTATTTCAACTTCTTCTGATTCAAGTTTTAATTTAGCTAAAAATTGAGTACGAATAGTCAGAGAAATATATTTATCGAATTTTGAACGATGGAGAATTTCTTGTAGTTCTTTAAAATTCGCATCTGAAAATAAAATTCTCCCTAAGCTTTTGGCTTTTTAAATGCCACATCTGGCACAGATGATTTAATCAAGACTGCACTAAATAGAATGTTTGTATCAATAACAAACCGCAGTTCATCCATTCTGAAGAATTTCATCTAGAATTTCTTGAGTTAAACCCCTATTTTTCGCTTCTTCTTGCATTTCTTGAATAATGTCATCTAGGGATTTATCTTGAATAATTAATTTAAGCAAATCGTTAATAATAGTCTGAATTTTTTGCTGTTTTTGTGGTTCTGCTTCTTGATAAGCTTTGGCTACTTCAGCATCAACTTGAATTGCAATTGTTTTCATGTTTTTAGAAGAAAAAATAAATTATATTTGTTTAATTATAGCATTTAATAACTACAAGATTTATAACTTCAGAGATTGGAGGTATTACTCAGGCATAAAATGGGGTTGGTGTGGCTTGTGATGCTATTGAAAGACAGGTGTAAGGTATGTGGTGATCGCATCGAGGGAGTGTTATGTGCGATCGCTTTGCCAAGTTGCGTTGGGTTACATTCACAGTAAGGCTTCACTCAAGCTTATCCGCAAAAATAGCAACCATACTATGAATTTTTCCT carries:
- the smc gene encoding chromosome segregation protein SMC, producing the protein MVHIKRVELTNFKSFGGTTSVPLLPGFTVISGPNGSGKSNILDALLFCLGLASSKGMRADRLPDLVNNNQTAKSRAAVEASVTVTFDLSEEVSRKGAEAQREGGAEGLEEDSDSLLPTPHSLTEWSVTRRLRVTHQGTYTSNYYINGVSATLTELHEELERLRIYPEGYNVVLQGDVTSIISMNAKERREIIDELAGVAAFDRKIHQAKGTLDEVKEKEDSCRIIENELTLQRDRLSQDKAKAEKYQKLRTEFLHKQSWEAVLSWRSLQVQQEKLATEIQAGDRNYSELTTQLTALNAEIAQKTAELEQLNAHVKALGEEELLAVQSTLATQEAERKQLQRQQAELEAAIQETAKRLAHTQQEIQQHQQGLGEIAQAQDVERQSIVYCQRQRDEAQQALEQSREAAAEIASASEAWVQQQTALNRQIETLLQTLEPQRTEQAQLRERNSQLQQLIQEETELIANLEPQLAEKQAECTRLETEFNTSSEPIQDLAQNLAATEQELQIQQDTQKRLLQEQREKQRQLDKIEAQAQAQQEVQGTQASKVIIQSGIPGVCGLVVHLGRVEPRFQLALEIAAGARLGHIVVEDDGIAAAGIELLKQKRAGRATFLPLNKIQAPRITQDATLRLAHGFVNYAVNLVECDRRYRDVFNYVFGNTVVFANLEQARKNLGLYRIVTLDGELLETSGAMTGGSMNQRSALRFGKGEAAESDEAVALKQRLQDIDRILDRCSDAIATLATKTKQLSQELTEARQARREQQLQLEQLQKEIKSLTAQLAGTRSQLSQNTEKFTTSQSRLEILDNELPGQETQLQQLRHTLAELEASQTPSEWQQIQATIKTQEQQLQQRETALREAEQRLKNLENQQQRLLERIQEAEQRITEYQQEQQTQQTQITTLSTQHSALSTQITETRAKLSEMEKNLGEEKQKRDAIEQQVRSHLLRQQQLEWEIQKLEETQHKRREDLAAIQSQLQELLPELPNPLPEVPDQVDLEELQKELRSLTKRLQAMEPVNMLALEEYERTQKRLEELSQKLQTLEAERTELLLRIENFTTLRQIAFKEAFDAVNENFQSIFATLSDGDGYLQLDNPEDPFNSGLNLVAHPKGKPVQRLASMSGGEKSLTALSFIFALQRYRPSPFYAFDEVDMFLDGANVERLSRMIKQQAQQAQFIVVSLRRPMIESAERTIGVTQARGAYTQVLGIKLQSSNTSA
- a CDS encoding PRC-barrel domain-containing protein — translated: MTSEQIIRRSDILNTQVITRDNGKRLGIVSQVWVDIDQREVVALGLRDSLISISGLPRYMYLSSVSQFGDVILVDNEDVIEDIEVEALSNLMNWEVITETGEVLGRVRGFKFEGETGKLNSIVIASLGVPQIPDQFLSTYEISIEEVVSTGPNRLIVFEGAEERVNQLTVGVLERLGIGKAPWERESEEEYYSTPRAVAPSNQLPSGVPLQPPKPKVRTPEPVAVEEEWTEDYIEEEIPQRQVMRARQYESIQYEEDEEDNWSEATGRDRYQEPPAQPYKPYTNDYDDYDDVEGDAWEDTPPQPVNIPKKVKERQPEYEEESGY
- a CDS encoding putative toxin-antitoxin system toxin component, PIN family, whose translation is MLFSDANFKELQEILHRSKFDKYISLTIRTQFLAKLKLESEEVEIVQMIKECRDPKNDQFLEVAINGNATHIITGDKDLLELHPFQGVHIITATQFLEIFSD